A genomic segment from Bosea sp. OAE506 encodes:
- a CDS encoding succinylglutamate desuccinylase/aspartoacylase family protein: MTAAADTTWTVPAADAAPLESIRFHGLQAGPKLLVLGAVHGNESCGPKAIARIVEDCRAGRLLIARGEVTFVPVTNPKAYRQNTREGDRNLNRDLRERLQPVDNEDRIGRRLCALLREHEVLLDVHSFRGEGEPFVFFGPEDNTGPLEPFRHGAAELALAACLGVPVAIHGWLDNYVQIIAARERLNLPPLSVTEGFGTTEFMRFAGGYGVTLECGQHDDPASVEIGYAAIRNTLAHLGLIDTPAPAPALACVIQMTEVVICEAEGDRVAEGWKTGDRVPAGALLAKRANGTAVTAPSDGFVIFPSATAKPGEPICHFGVASPRRPL; encoded by the coding sequence ATGACAGCCGCCGCCGACACCACCTGGACCGTTCCCGCCGCCGACGCCGCGCCGCTGGAGAGCATCCGCTTCCATGGCCTGCAGGCCGGGCCGAAGCTGCTCGTGCTCGGCGCCGTGCATGGCAATGAAAGCTGCGGCCCGAAGGCGATCGCGCGCATCGTCGAGGATTGCCGGGCCGGCCGGCTGCTGATCGCGCGCGGCGAGGTTACCTTCGTGCCCGTGACCAACCCCAAGGCCTATCGCCAGAACACCCGCGAGGGAGACCGCAACCTCAACCGCGACCTGCGCGAGCGGCTGCAGCCGGTCGACAACGAGGACCGCATCGGCCGAAGGCTCTGCGCCCTGCTGCGCGAGCACGAGGTGCTGCTCGACGTCCATTCCTTCCGTGGCGAGGGCGAGCCCTTCGTCTTCTTCGGCCCGGAGGACAACACCGGCCCGCTCGAACCCTTCCGGCACGGCGCGGCGGAACTCGCGCTCGCCGCCTGCCTCGGCGTGCCCGTCGCGATCCATGGCTGGCTCGACAACTACGTCCAGATCATCGCCGCGCGCGAGCGGCTGAACCTGCCGCCGCTGTCGGTCACCGAGGGTTTTGGCACGACCGAGTTCATGCGCTTTGCCGGCGGCTATGGCGTGACGCTGGAATGCGGGCAGCATGACGATCCGGCTTCCGTCGAGATCGGTTATGCCGCCATCCGCAACACGCTCGCCCATCTCGGCCTGATCGACACGCCCGCCCCGGCGCCGGCGCTCGCCTGCGTGATCCAGATGACCGAGGTGGTGATCTGCGAGGCGGAGGGCGACCGGGTGGCGGAGGGCTGGAAGACCGGCGACCGCGTCCCGGCAGGCGCCCTGCTGGCGAAGCGTGCCAATGGAACCGCCGTGACCGCGCCGAGCGACGGCTTCGTCATCTTTCCGAGCGCCACGGCCAAGCCCGGCGAGCCGATCTGCCATTTCGGCGTGGCGAGCCCGCGCCGGCCGCTCTGA
- a CDS encoding omptin family outer membrane protease: MTTLAGLALLSGPTLAQGFDPGTSTGPASEQMFSFTPSIGHLRSVSTENVYDPLSRSKISQLDWKSQAMTLGGRAAVRPFDGVVLRGSLWAAVASQADMRDRDWLFGYEGDDSWSHQSLHPDTRVPKAWQADVSVAYRVIDGGDFAISALAGFRHYDIKYRAYGGSYVYSQNGFRDAVGSFDPSRLGISYRQQWDTPYLGLGTTYRGETLSLSAEVYGSPASFGRDRDYHALRYTLFTEKFAPSAMIGANLAVEYPLTTAFSIVGRVDYTKYFEAKGGTRIYDAASGQFARIPKPGAGADAEALNVSLGVRGKI, from the coding sequence TTGACGACGCTCGCCGGGCTCGCCCTCCTGTCAGGACCGACGCTGGCACAAGGCTTCGATCCGGGCACATCGACGGGCCCTGCAAGCGAGCAAATGTTCAGCTTCACGCCGTCCATCGGGCATCTGCGGAGTGTTTCAACAGAAAACGTCTATGATCCTTTGAGCCGGAGCAAGATCAGCCAGCTCGATTGGAAGAGTCAGGCGATGACGCTGGGCGGTCGGGCAGCCGTGCGCCCGTTCGACGGGGTCGTGCTCCGTGGCAGCCTCTGGGCAGCCGTGGCGTCGCAAGCCGACATGCGCGACCGGGATTGGCTCTTCGGCTACGAGGGCGACGATTCCTGGAGCCACCAGTCGCTGCACCCCGACACCCGCGTTCCGAAGGCATGGCAAGCCGATGTGAGCGTAGCCTATCGGGTGATCGACGGCGGGGATTTCGCAATCTCCGCCCTGGCCGGTTTCCGCCACTATGACATCAAGTACCGGGCTTATGGCGGCAGTTATGTCTACTCGCAGAATGGGTTTCGCGACGCGGTCGGAAGCTTCGATCCGAGCCGGTTGGGCATCTCCTATCGGCAACAATGGGATACGCCCTATCTTGGGCTTGGAACCACTTATCGAGGCGAGACACTGTCACTATCGGCCGAAGTCTATGGGAGCCCCGCCAGCTTCGGCCGTGACCGGGATTATCACGCGTTACGCTACACGCTCTTCACGGAGAAGTTCGCGCCCTCTGCCATGATCGGCGCCAATCTCGCGGTCGAGTACCCTCTCACAACCGCCTTCTCGATCGTCGGCCGCGTCGATTACACCAAATACTTCGAAGCCAAGGGCGGCACTCGGATCTACGACGCCGCCAGCGGCCAGTTTGCGCGTATCCCGAAGCCGGGCGCAGGTGCGGATGCCGAGGCGTTGAACGTCTCACTTGGGGTCAGGGGAAAGATCTGA
- a CDS encoding ATP-binding cassette domain-containing protein, which produces MLEIRGLSAVIEGVQVLRKVDFALDEGAAVALIGRNGAGKTSLLRAIMGFMTVTEGTIAFDGRPILTIPPHERPRLGIGYAPEDRRLFSSFSIEENIRLPAEVMKVPGAEIARRLEGIYQVLPELADLRHRAAAGLSGGQGKMAALARALMVGQRVILLDEPFQGLAPVLAQRYATALRALRDSHPEIALLITESNPSLLRSFAERAYAIERGEVTEVAGGLAASSLEAAGLH; this is translated from the coding sequence ATGCTGGAGATCAGGGGACTGTCGGCCGTCATCGAGGGCGTGCAGGTGCTGCGCAAGGTCGATTTCGCGCTGGACGAGGGTGCAGCCGTGGCGCTGATCGGGCGCAATGGCGCCGGCAAGACCAGCCTGCTGCGCGCCATCATGGGCTTCATGACGGTGACGGAGGGGACGATCGCCTTCGACGGCCGGCCGATCCTGACGATTCCACCGCATGAGCGGCCGCGGCTCGGGATTGGCTATGCGCCGGAGGATCGGCGGCTGTTTTCGAGCTTCTCGATCGAGGAGAACATCCGTCTGCCGGCCGAGGTGATGAAGGTGCCGGGCGCCGAGATCGCGAGGCGGCTGGAGGGTATCTACCAGGTGCTGCCGGAACTGGCCGATCTGCGCCATCGCGCGGCGGCCGGGCTTTCGGGCGGTCAGGGCAAGATGGCGGCGCTAGCCCGGGCGCTGATGGTGGGGCAGCGCGTCATCCTGCTCGACGAACCCTTCCAGGGCCTCGCGCCGGTGCTGGCGCAGCGTTACGCAACCGCCCTGCGCGCGCTGCGCGACAGCCATCCCGAGATCGCGTTGCTCATCACTGAATCCAACCCCAGTCTGCTGCGCAGCTTCGCCGAGCGCGCCTATGCGATCGAGCGCGGCGAGGTCACGGAGGTGGCCGGCGGCCTGGCGGCGAGTTCGCTCGAAGCGGCGGGGCTGCATTAG
- a CDS encoding amino acid ABC transporter permease, with translation MQTFLRDATQFLPLLLQGIKFTLIVALGSLALSTVLGLVWALMRVSGIGWLATTAKIVVNTLRGIPILVQLFYIYFVLPEFGIALSALQAAIIGLGIAYSAYQSENFRAGIEAIDHGQIEAAQSIGMGWGLTMRRVILPQAVRLVLPPYGNIMVMMLKDSSQASTITVAELTLQGTLIASSTFKNMTVYTLVALLYLAMCLPLMALVSWLERRFGKGTRR, from the coding sequence ATGCAAACATTCCTGCGCGACGCCACCCAGTTCCTGCCGCTGCTGCTGCAGGGCATCAAGTTCACGCTGATCGTGGCGCTGGGCTCGCTGGCGCTCTCGACCGTGCTCGGCCTGGTCTGGGCGCTGATGCGCGTCTCCGGCATCGGCTGGCTGGCGACAACCGCCAAGATCGTCGTCAACACGCTGCGCGGCATCCCGATCCTGGTGCAGCTCTTCTACATCTACTTCGTGCTGCCCGAGTTCGGCATCGCGCTCTCGGCGCTTCAGGCGGCGATCATCGGGCTCGGCATCGCCTATTCGGCCTATCAGTCCGAGAACTTCCGCGCCGGCATCGAGGCGATCGACCACGGTCAGATCGAGGCCGCCCAGTCGATCGGCATGGGCTGGGGCCTGACCATGCGCCGGGTGATCCTGCCGCAGGCGGTCCGCCTCGTGCTGCCGCCCTATGGCAACATCATGGTGATGATGCTGAAGGATTCCTCGCAGGCCTCGACCATCACGGTGGCCGAACTGACGCTGCAGGGCACGCTGATCGCCTCCTCGACCTTCAAGAACATGACCGTCTACACGCTGGTCGCCCTGCTCTATCTGGCGATGTGCCTGCCGCTGATGGCGCTGGTGAGCTGGCTCGAACGCCGCTTCGGCAAGGGGACGCGGCGATGA
- a CDS encoding aldehyde dehydrogenase family protein → MTQHFINGRHVAGRSGETMAVLAPATGEEFTRIACGTAEDIDDAVKAARAAYEGAWGKLTAAERGRLIAKLGLKVLDNFDELARTEAQDTGKPMAQARADIEATARYFEFYGGAADKVHGHIVPFLNGYSVNVIHEPHGVTGHILPWNYPAQMFGRSLTAALAMGNAVVLKPAEEACQTALRLAVLASEVGFPDGAINIVTGRGHEAGAALSAHHGVDFMSFTGSPEVGKMVQHACAEHLIPCTLELGGKSPQIVFDDADFDAAVPIVCKAIVQNTGQTCSAGSRVLVQERVYDDFMGAVAKEFTKLRAGTPEMDLDCGPVINARQRGRVQSFVDQAREAGIPVIAEGQIAQGVPNGGFYVTPTLFGKVPRGNRLEQEEVFGPVLAAFPFSDEADAIKLANSTEYGLVAAVWTKDGGRQQRVAKKVRAGQVFINGYGAGGGIELPFGGTGKSGHGREKGFAALEEFAVTKTIVHKHG, encoded by the coding sequence ATGACCCAGCACTTCATCAACGGCCGCCATGTGGCGGGCCGCAGCGGCGAGACCATGGCCGTGCTGGCGCCGGCGACCGGCGAGGAGTTTACCCGCATCGCCTGCGGCACGGCCGAGGATATCGACGACGCCGTGAAGGCGGCACGCGCGGCCTATGAAGGCGCCTGGGGCAAGCTGACGGCGGCCGAGCGCGGCCGGCTGATCGCCAAGCTCGGCCTCAAGGTGCTCGACAATTTCGACGAGCTCGCCCGCACCGAAGCGCAGGACACGGGCAAGCCGATGGCGCAGGCCCGGGCCGATATCGAGGCGACCGCCCGCTATTTCGAGTTCTACGGCGGCGCGGCCGACAAGGTGCACGGGCATATCGTGCCCTTCCTCAACGGCTACAGCGTCAACGTCATCCATGAGCCCCATGGCGTCACCGGCCATATCCTGCCCTGGAACTACCCGGCGCAGATGTTCGGGCGGTCGCTGACCGCGGCGCTCGCCATGGGCAACGCCGTGGTGCTGAAGCCGGCCGAGGAGGCCTGCCAGACGGCGCTGCGGCTGGCGGTTCTGGCCTCCGAGGTCGGCTTCCCCGATGGCGCGATCAACATCGTCACCGGCCGCGGGCACGAGGCGGGCGCGGCGCTCTCGGCCCATCACGGCGTCGACTTCATGTCCTTCACCGGCTCGCCGGAGGTCGGCAAGATGGTGCAGCACGCCTGCGCCGAGCATCTGATCCCCTGCACGCTCGAACTCGGCGGCAAGTCGCCCCAGATCGTCTTCGACGATGCCGATTTCGACGCGGCGGTCCCGATCGTCTGCAAGGCAATCGTCCAGAACACCGGGCAGACGTGCTCGGCCGGCTCGCGCGTGCTGGTGCAGGAGCGCGTCTATGACGACTTCATGGGCGCGGTGGCCAAGGAGTTCACCAAGCTGCGCGCCGGTACGCCTGAGATGGATCTCGATTGCGGCCCGGTGATCAACGCCAGGCAGCGCGGGCGCGTGCAGAGCTTCGTCGACCAGGCGCGCGAGGCCGGCATCCCGGTCATCGCCGAGGGCCAGATCGCGCAGGGCGTGCCCAATGGCGGCTTCTATGTGACGCCGACGCTGTTCGGGAAGGTGCCGCGCGGCAACCGGCTCGAGCAGGAGGAGGTGTTCGGGCCGGTGCTCGCCGCCTTCCCCTTCAGCGACGAGGCGGATGCGATCAAGCTCGCCAACTCCACCGAATATGGGCTCGTCGCAGCGGTCTGGACCAAGGATGGCGGGCGCCAGCAGCGCGTCGCCAAGAAGGTCCGCGCCGGCCAGGTCTTCATCAACGGCTATGGCGCCGGCGGCGGCATCGAGCTGCCCTTCGGCGGCACCGGCAAATCCGGCCATGGCCGCGAGAAGGGTTTTGCTGCGCTGGAGGAGTTCGCTGTGACCAAGACGATCGTGCACAAGCACGGGTGA
- a CDS encoding zinc-dependent alcohol dehydrogenase family protein, with translation MKIRAAVLNASPVSAPYAQSRPLSIEEVELTPPGPGEVLVRVRAAGLCHSDLSVIDGNRPRPVPMVLGHEAAGEVVEPGPGVQDLKKGDRVIMVFVPSCGHCSPCSEGRPALCEPGNAANGIGELIGGGRRLSAHGKPVHHHVGVSAFAEYAVISRHSLVKLEADIPHEIAALFGCAVLTGVGAAVNTAKVRAGETVAVVGLGGVGLSALMGAAACGASRVIAVDLSEEKLAIARDLGATDTFNAGDPGVIEAIRAATKGGVDHGLEMAGSVKALDLAYQITRRGGTTTTAGLANPAHTLSLAPVRLVGEERTLKGSYVGSCIPVRDIPRFVDLYLRGKLPVDKLMTSQSGLDGINEGFDALNEGRTIRHVIMM, from the coding sequence ATGAAGATCCGCGCCGCCGTGCTGAACGCCAGCCCCGTCTCCGCTCCTTACGCGCAGAGCCGGCCGCTCTCGATCGAGGAGGTCGAGCTCACCCCGCCGGGGCCGGGCGAAGTGCTGGTGCGGGTCCGCGCCGCCGGTCTCTGCCATTCCGACCTCTCGGTGATCGACGGCAACCGGCCGCGCCCCGTGCCGATGGTGCTCGGCCATGAGGCGGCGGGCGAGGTCGTCGAGCCCGGCCCCGGCGTCCAGGATCTGAAGAAGGGCGACCGTGTCATCATGGTCTTCGTGCCCTCCTGCGGGCATTGCTCGCCCTGCAGCGAGGGCCGCCCGGCACTTTGCGAGCCTGGCAATGCCGCCAATGGCATCGGCGAGCTGATCGGCGGCGGTCGCCGGCTCTCGGCCCATGGCAAGCCGGTGCATCACCATGTCGGCGTCTCCGCATTCGCCGAATACGCGGTGATCTCGCGCCATTCGCTGGTCAAGCTCGAGGCCGACATTCCCCATGAGATCGCGGCGCTCTTCGGCTGCGCCGTGCTGACCGGCGTCGGCGCTGCCGTGAACACGGCCAAGGTCAGGGCCGGTGAAACGGTCGCCGTCGTCGGCCTCGGCGGCGTCGGCCTGAGTGCGCTGATGGGCGCGGCCGCGTGCGGCGCTTCGCGCGTCATCGCGGTCGACCTCTCGGAGGAGAAGCTCGCCATCGCGCGGGATCTCGGCGCGACCGACACCTTCAACGCGGGTGACCCCGGTGTCATCGAGGCGATCCGCGCCGCGACCAAGGGCGGCGTTGATCACGGGCTGGAGATGGCGGGCTCGGTCAAGGCACTCGACCTCGCCTACCAGATCACGCGGCGCGGCGGCACGACCACGACGGCGGGCCTCGCCAACCCCGCCCATACCCTGTCGCTGGCTCCCGTGCGTCTCGTCGGCGAGGAGCGGACGCTGAAGGGCTCCTATGTCGGCTCCTGCATCCCGGTGCGCGACATCCCTCGCTTCGTCGATCTCTATTTGCGCGGCAAGCTGCCGGTCGACAAGCTGATGACCAGCCAGAGCGGGCTCGACGGCATCAACGAGGGCTTCGATGCATTGAACGAAGGCCGCACGATCCGGCACGTCATCATGATGTGA
- a CDS encoding FAD-binding oxidoreductase, which yields MAEPFPLAPSLWFATAPAAAPTPPLAQDVSADACVIGAGFAGLSTALHLAEAGVSVVVLEAHEPGWGGSGRNGGQVIPGIKYDPSEILAKFGPVAGEALIGFVGSTADLVFDLIAKHGMDVPHRRAGWIQGAHTPAMVETVKRRSAEWQARGVDAQFLDKDAAGSLLGTDRYLAGWVDRRAGGVQPLAYARGLAKAALAAGATIHGQSKVVALTRSGATWTVRTTQGATVTAPRVVVATNGYTGDLIPKLRQTVIRPNSFIVATQPLSDNVAGTILPEGQVVSDTRQLLLYFRKDHQNRLLMGGRGPFREPKDASDWAHLERVVGKMYPQVKGVPFDFRWCGRVALTRDFLPHLHEPEPGLLVDIGCMGRGVGLQSAMGKAMAAYIATGDKGRLPFPVVPITPLPLHALNELYVSAIIAWYRLTDGGMKDKAA from the coding sequence GTGGCCGAACCCTTCCCGCTCGCCCCCTCGCTCTGGTTTGCCACCGCGCCGGCCGCCGCGCCGACACCGCCGCTGGCGCAGGACGTCAGCGCCGATGCCTGCGTGATCGGCGCCGGCTTTGCCGGGCTGTCGACGGCGCTGCATCTGGCGGAGGCCGGCGTCTCGGTCGTGGTGCTCGAGGCCCATGAGCCCGGCTGGGGCGGATCCGGCCGCAATGGCGGGCAGGTCATCCCCGGCATCAAATATGATCCGAGCGAAATCCTCGCCAAATTCGGCCCCGTCGCGGGCGAAGCCCTGATCGGCTTCGTCGGCTCGACCGCCGATCTCGTCTTCGACCTGATCGCGAAACACGGCATGGATGTGCCGCACCGGCGCGCCGGCTGGATTCAGGGCGCGCATACGCCGGCCATGGTCGAGACGGTCAAGCGCCGGTCCGCCGAGTGGCAAGCACGCGGCGTCGACGCGCAGTTCCTCGACAAGGACGCCGCTGGCAGCCTGCTCGGCACGGATCGCTATCTCGCCGGATGGGTCGACCGGCGTGCCGGCGGCGTGCAGCCGCTGGCCTATGCGCGCGGGCTGGCGAAGGCAGCCCTAGCAGCCGGCGCCACCATCCACGGCCAGAGCAAGGTCGTAGCGCTCACGCGCAGTGGCGCGACCTGGACCGTGCGGACGACCCAGGGCGCGACGGTGACGGCGCCGCGCGTCGTTGTCGCGACCAACGGCTACACCGGCGACCTGATACCCAAGCTGCGCCAGACCGTGATCCGGCCGAACTCCTTCATCGTCGCCACGCAACCGCTGTCCGACAATGTCGCGGGCACGATCCTGCCCGAGGGCCAGGTCGTCTCGGACACCCGCCAGTTGCTGCTCTATTTCCGCAAGGACCATCAGAACCGGCTGCTGATGGGCGGCCGCGGCCCCTTCCGTGAGCCGAAGGATGCGTCCGACTGGGCCCATCTCGAGCGCGTCGTCGGCAAGATGTATCCGCAGGTGAAGGGCGTGCCCTTCGACTTCCGCTGGTGCGGCCGGGTGGCGCTGACGCGCGATTTCCTGCCGCATCTGCACGAGCCCGAGCCCGGCCTGCTCGTCGATATCGGCTGCATGGGCCGCGGCGTCGGGCTGCAGAGCGCCATGGGCAAGGCGATGGCGGCCTACATCGCAACCGGCGACAAGGGCCGCCTGCCCTTCCCGGTCGTGCCGATCACGCCGCTGCCGCTGCACGCGCTGAACGAACTCTACGTCTCGGCGATCATCGCCTGGTACCGCCTCACCGATGGCGGCATGAAGGACAAGGCGGCCTGA
- a CDS encoding XRE family transcriptional regulator translates to MSSPAATPSRPEVDSEIGAGLRRLRRERRLSLVDLSGRTNLSIGFLSQIERGKSSPTLRALASMADALGVGIGDLFPKGGEGAGPQTATIVRAGGRSELQLWRSGIRKQLLTPHSEGAKLSLYLVEMEPGASTGDELYTHGGEEAGLVMSGAMNLSVEHESWTLQEGDSFRFLSSRPHRFANAASGETRVLWVNCL, encoded by the coding sequence ATGAGCAGCCCTGCCGCCACGCCGTCCCGGCCGGAAGTCGATTCTGAGATCGGGGCCGGCCTGCGCCGCCTGCGCCGCGAGCGCCGCCTCTCGCTGGTCGATCTGTCGGGCCGGACCAATCTCTCGATCGGATTCCTCAGCCAGATCGAGCGCGGCAAGTCCTCGCCGACCCTGCGGGCGCTCGCCAGCATGGCGGATGCGCTGGGGGTGGGAATCGGCGATCTCTTTCCCAAGGGCGGCGAGGGGGCGGGGCCGCAGACCGCGACGATCGTGCGCGCAGGCGGGCGCAGCGAGCTGCAGCTCTGGCGCTCCGGCATCCGCAAGCAGCTGCTGACGCCGCATAGCGAGGGCGCCAAGCTCAGCCTCTATCTGGTCGAGATGGAGCCGGGCGCCAGCACGGGCGACGAACTCTACACCCATGGCGGCGAGGAAGCCGGGCTGGTGATGAGCGGCGCGATGAACCTCAGCGTCGAGCACGAAAGCTGGACACTGCAGGAGGGCGACAGCTTCCGCTTCCTGTCCTCGCGGCCGCACCGCTTCGCCAATGCGGCTTCGGGCGAGACACGGGTTCTCTGGGTGAACTGTCTCTGA
- a CDS encoding ABC transporter ATP-binding protein, which yields MSEIILEARDLELRFGGVLAANGASLSVRANERIAIIGPNGAGKTTFINLCTGYLKPQSGRVIFAGQDVTGLSPRTITRRGIGRSFQIPQLFTDNTVMENLLLALSAREGTWSPFLRLDRHPKREEMVALLDSVGLRDTAERLVRELPEGMRKLIDIAVALALDPKLIFMDEPTSGVSSSEKFQVMDTLTRALDARATTAIFVEHDMDVVARYASRVAVWSGGRIALEGTPDEILNHPEVRETVIGVGV from the coding sequence ATGAGCGAGATCATCCTCGAGGCGCGCGATCTCGAGTTGCGCTTCGGCGGCGTGCTGGCGGCCAACGGCGCCTCGCTGAGCGTGCGGGCGAATGAGCGCATCGCCATCATCGGCCCCAACGGCGCCGGCAAAACCACCTTCATCAACCTCTGCACCGGCTATCTGAAGCCGCAATCGGGCCGCGTGATCTTTGCGGGGCAGGATGTGACGGGCCTGTCGCCGCGCACGATCACGCGACGCGGCATCGGCCGTTCCTTCCAGATCCCGCAGCTCTTCACCGACAACACGGTGATGGAGAACCTGCTGCTGGCGCTGAGCGCACGCGAGGGCACATGGTCGCCCTTCCTGCGGCTCGACCGCCACCCCAAGCGCGAGGAAATGGTCGCGCTGCTCGACAGCGTCGGCCTGCGCGACACTGCCGAGCGCTTGGTGCGGGAACTGCCCGAAGGCATGCGCAAGCTGATCGACATCGCGGTGGCGCTGGCGCTCGATCCGAAGCTGATCTTCATGGACGAGCCGACCTCGGGCGTCTCCAGCTCCGAGAAGTTCCAGGTGATGGACACGCTGACGCGCGCGCTCGACGCCCGCGCCACGACCGCGATCTTCGTCGAGCACGACATGGACGTGGTCGCGCGCTACGCCAGCCGCGTCGCGGTCTGGTCGGGCGGGCGCATCGCACTGGAAGGCACGCCCGACGAGATTCTTAATCATCCCGAGGTCCGCGAAACCGTGATCGGGGTGGGAGTCTAG
- a CDS encoding amino acid ABC transporter ATP-binding protein, with amino-acid sequence MIEITGVTKSFGSFPVLKGITASVARGEVVCLIGPSGSGKSTILRCINGLESYDGGAITIDGERVERDKPSIVGIRTAMAMVFQRFNLFPHRTALENVVEGPIFVKKEPVAQAMARGRELLDRVGLGNKMDAYPGQLSGGQMQRVAIARALCMQPKAILFDEPTSALDPELVGEVLQVMKSLAEEGMTMLVVTHEMGFAREVADRVLFLDGGVIVEQGPSREVLSAPTHPRTQDFLRRVLRPI; translated from the coding sequence ATGATCGAGATCACCGGCGTCACCAAGAGCTTCGGCTCGTTTCCGGTGCTCAAGGGCATCACGGCGAGCGTCGCCAGGGGCGAGGTCGTCTGCCTGATCGGACCGTCCGGCTCCGGCAAGTCGACGATCCTGCGCTGCATCAACGGGCTCGAATCCTATGATGGCGGCGCGATCACGATCGACGGCGAGCGCGTCGAGCGCGACAAGCCCTCGATCGTCGGCATCCGCACGGCGATGGCGATGGTGTTCCAGCGCTTCAACCTGTTCCCCCACCGCACGGCGCTGGAGAACGTCGTCGAGGGGCCGATTTTCGTGAAGAAGGAGCCGGTAGCCCAGGCGATGGCACGCGGGCGCGAGCTGCTCGATCGTGTCGGGCTGGGCAACAAGATGGACGCCTATCCCGGCCAGCTCTCGGGCGGTCAGATGCAGCGCGTCGCCATCGCGCGCGCGCTGTGCATGCAGCCCAAGGCGATCCTGTTCGACGAACCAACCTCGGCGCTCGACCCCGAACTCGTCGGCGAGGTCCTGCAGGTGATGAAGAGCCTGGCCGAAGAGGGCATGACCATGCTCGTCGTCACCCATGAGATGGGCTTCGCCCGCGAGGTCGCCGACCGCGTGCTCTTCCTCGACGGCGGCGTCATCGTCGAGCAGGGCCCCTCGCGCGAGGTGCTGAGCGCGCCGACCCATCCGCGCACACAGGATTTCCTGCGCCGCGTGCTGCGTCCGATCTGA
- a CDS encoding glucose 1-dehydrogenase, with the protein MRLKGKTALITGAAQGFGFGIAETFVREGARVALLDLNGDKAKEAAQAIGRRAFAVTCDVGKGKSVEKAVARVIAKVGRLDIVVNNAGISHRNQPMLDVTEEEFDRVFAVNVKSIYLMAKATVPHFREHGGGVILNIGSTAGVRPRPGLTWYNGSKGAANLLSKSMAVELAPDRIRVNAIAPVAGETPLLATFMGEDTPEKRKAFTATIPWGRFSTPQDIANAALFLCSDESEMVTGSVLAVDGGRCV; encoded by the coding sequence ATGAGACTGAAGGGCAAGACGGCGCTGATCACCGGCGCGGCGCAAGGGTTCGGGTTCGGCATCGCCGAGACCTTCGTGCGCGAGGGCGCGCGGGTGGCGCTGCTCGATCTGAATGGCGACAAGGCCAAGGAGGCCGCGCAGGCGATCGGCCGCCGGGCCTTCGCCGTGACCTGCGATGTGGGCAAGGGCAAGAGCGTCGAGAAGGCGGTGGCGCGCGTCATCGCCAAGGTTGGACGGCTCGACATCGTCGTCAACAATGCCGGCATCAGCCATCGCAACCAGCCCATGCTCGACGTCACCGAGGAGGAGTTCGATCGGGTCTTCGCCGTCAATGTGAAGTCGATCTACCTGATGGCGAAGGCGACCGTGCCGCATTTCCGTGAGCATGGCGGCGGCGTGATCCTGAACATTGGCTCCACCGCCGGCGTCCGGCCGCGTCCTGGCCTGACCTGGTACAATGGCTCCAAGGGCGCGGCGAACCTGCTGTCGAAGTCGATGGCGGTGGAGCTGGCGCCGGACCGGATCCGCGTCAATGCGATCGCGCCGGTGGCCGGCGAGACGCCGCTGCTGGCGACCTTCATGGGCGAGGACACGCCGGAGAAGCGCAAGGCCTTCACCGCGACGATTCCCTGGGGCCGGTTCTCGACGCCGCAGGACATCGCCAATGCGGCGCTGTTCCTGTGCTCAGACGAATCCGAGATGGTGACCGGCAGCGTTCTGGCGGTCGATGGCGGGCGCTGCGTCTGA